In the Pseudoliparis swirei isolate HS2019 ecotype Mariana Trench chromosome 19, NWPU_hadal_v1, whole genome shotgun sequence genome, one interval contains:
- the canx gene encoding calnexin isoform X3, giving the protein MDQKFGLFFLLASGLLVLLSLSSVSRAEGAMEDDVLGDYVDVEDELELSLPGAEEGELEGEQEEAPPIPKAPPIPKVTYKAPEPMGEHFIAESFDRGTLDGWVLSIAKKEDADEDIAKYDGKWAVEDMKDSKLPGDKGLVLKSRAKHHAISAQLLRTFTFDTKPLIVQYEVNFQNGIDCGGAYVKLLSQTADLDLDQFVDKTPYTIMFGPDKCGEEYKLHFIFRHKNPKTGEYEEKHAKKPDSDLRTYYTDKKTHLYTLVLNPDNTFEVLVDQTQVNSGSLLTDMSPAINPAAEIEDPEDQKPEDWDERPKIQDPAAAKPEDWDEDAPSQVPDEDAVKPDGWLDEEPEYIGDPEALKPEDWDQDMDGEWEAPQVPNPLCESAPGCGSWKRPVVDNPNHKGKWKPAMIDNPNYQGVWKPRKISNPAFFEDLQPFRMTPFSAVGLELWSMTADIFFDNFFITDDRATADRWAADGWGLKKAAEGAADPGLATQMLSAAEERPWLWVVYVLTVALPLVLIIVFCCTGKRSSASGQGQLSLTSLQEEFNEAGPPSRPASSGLKKSPETPAAEYKKTDEAQPDVKEPEAEEPEAKEAKEAEEPEAKEAKEAEEPEAPEAKEAKEPEEEEAEEEAEEEAEEEAEEEAEKSSPAAEKSDADESPAENEEEAEKEKEATGDEKSSAEDDILRRSPRNRKVRKD; this is encoded by the exons ATGGATCAGAAGTTTGGGTTGTTCTTCCTCCTGGCATCgggcctcctcgtcctcctcagctTGTCCTCCGTCTCTCGGGCCGAGGGCGCCATGGAGGACGACGTTCTGGGCGACTACGTGGACGTGGAGGACGAGCTGGAGCTGAGTCTCCCCGGAGCGGAGGAGGGGGAGCTggagggggagcaggaggaggcgccCCCCATCCCCAAGGCCCCGCCGATACCCAAG gtGACCTACAAGGCTCCGGAGCCCATGGGGGAACACTTCATCGCAGAGTCCTTCGACCGCGGGACGCTGGACGG GTGGGTTCTGTCCATCGCCAAAAAGGAAGACGCTGACGAAGACATCGCCAAGTACGACG GTAAATGGGCggtggaggacatgaaggacagCAAGCTCCCCGGAGATAAAGGTCTGGTCCTGAAGTCTCGGGCCAAACATCACGCCATCTCGGCTCAGCTGCTGCGAACTTTCACCTTCGACACCAAGCCGCTCATCGTCCA GTACGAGGTGAACTTCCAGAACGGCATCGACTGCGGCGGCGCCTACGTGAAGCTGCTGTCTCAGACCGCCGACCTCGACCTG GACCAGTTCGTGGACAAGACTCCGTACACCATCATGTTCGGACCTGATAAATGTGGAGAAGAATACAAACTTCACTTCATCTTCAGACACAAGAACCCCAAAACAGGAGAGTACGAAGAAAAACACGCCAAGAAACCCGACTCTGACCTGAGGACGTACTACACCGACAAGAAGACTCACCTGTACACACTGG TGTTGAACCCTGACAACACCTTCGAGGTGCTGGTGGACCAGACGCAGGTGAACAGCGGCAGCCTCCTGACCGACATGTCGCCCGCCATCAACCCGGCCGCCGAGATCGAGGACCCCGAGGACCAGAAGCCCGAGGACTGGGACGAGAGGCCCAAGATCCAGGACCCGGCCGCCGCCAAGCCCGAGGACTG ggacgAGGACGCCCCCTCTCAGGTTCCAGATGAAGACGCGGTGAAACCCGACGGCTGGCTGGACGAGGAGCCCGAGTACATCGGAGACCCCGAAGCCCTGAAGCCAGAAGACTG GGACCAGGACATGGACGGCGAGTGGGAGGCCCCCCAGGTGCCCAACCCGCTCTGCGAGAGCGCCCCCGGCTGCGGCTCCTGGAAGCGCCCCGTCGTCGACAACCCCAACCACAAGGGCAAGTGGAAGCCGGCCATGATCGACAACCCCAACTACCAG GGCGTCTGGAAGCCGAGGAAGATCTCCAACCCGGCGTTCTTCGAGGACCTGCAGCCGTTCCGCATGACGCCGTTCAGCGCCGTGGGGCTGGAGCTCTGGTCCATGACCGCCGACATCTTCTTCGACAACTTCTTCATCACCGACGACCGCGCCACCGCCGACCGCTGGGCCGCCGACGGCTGGGGCCTGAAGAAGGCCGCCGAGGGCGCCGCCGAC cccGGTTTGGCGACTCAGATGTTGAGCGCCGCTGAGGAGCGCCCGTGGCTCTGGGTCGTCTACGTGCTCACCGTGGCTCTGCCGCTCGTCCTCATCATCGTCTTCTGCTGCACCGgcaag AGGTCGTCAGCATCAGGTCAGGGTCAGTTGAGTCTCACCAGCTTACAGGAAGAGTTTAACGAAGCTGGACCCCCGAGCCGACCCGCCTCCTCAGGCCTG AAGAAGAGCCCGGAGACGCCGGCAGCCGAGTACAAGAAGACCGACGAAGCTCAGCCCGACGTGAAGGAGCCTGAGGCTGAGGAGCCTGAGGCTAAGGAGGCTAAGGAGGCTGAGGAGCCTGAGGCTAAGGAGGCTAAGGAGGCTGAGGAGCCTGAGGCGCCTGAGGCTAAGGAGGCTAAggagcctgaggaggaggaggctgaggaggaggctgaggaggaggctgaggaggaggctgaggaggaggctgaGAAGAGCAGTCCAG CTGCAGAGAAGAGCGACGCAGACGAGAGTCCTGCAGagaacgaggaggaggcggagaaggagaaggaggcgaCGGGCGACGAG AAGTCGTCTGCAGAGGACGACATTCTGAGGAGATCTCCCAGGAACAGGAAGGTCAGAAAGGACTGA
- the canx gene encoding calnexin isoform X1, giving the protein MDQKFGLFFLLASGLLVLLSLSSVSRAEGAMEDDVLGDYVDVEDELELSLPGAEEGELEGEQEEAPPIPKAPPIPKVTYKAPEPMGEHFIAESFDRGTLDGWVLSIAKKEDADEDIAKYDGKWAVEDMKDSKLPGDKGLVLKSRAKHHAISAQLLRTFTFDTKPLIVQYEVNFQNGIDCGGAYVKLLSQTADLDLDQFVDKTPYTIMFGPDKCGEEYKLHFIFRHKNPKTGEYEEKHAKKPDSDLRTYYTDKKTHLYTLVLNPDNTFEVLVDQTQVNSGSLLTDMSPAINPAAEIEDPEDQKPEDWDERPKIQDPAAAKPEDWDEDAPSQVPDEDAVKPDGWLDEEPEYIGDPEALKPEDWDQDMDGEWEAPQVPNPLCESAPGCGSWKRPVVDNPNHKGKWKPAMIDNPNYQGVWKPRKISNPAFFEDLQPFRMTPFSAVGLELWSMTADIFFDNFFITDDRATADRWAADGWGLKKAAEGAADPGLATQMLSAAEERPWLWVVYVLTVALPLVLIIVFCCTGKKKSPETPAAEYKKTDEAQPDVKEPEAEEPEAKEAKEAEEPEAKEAKEAEEPEAPEAKEAKEPEEEEAEEEAEEEAEEEAEEEAEKSSPAAEKSDADESPAENEEEAEKEKEATGDEKSSAEDDILRRSPRNRKVRKD; this is encoded by the exons ATGGATCAGAAGTTTGGGTTGTTCTTCCTCCTGGCATCgggcctcctcgtcctcctcagctTGTCCTCCGTCTCTCGGGCCGAGGGCGCCATGGAGGACGACGTTCTGGGCGACTACGTGGACGTGGAGGACGAGCTGGAGCTGAGTCTCCCCGGAGCGGAGGAGGGGGAGCTggagggggagcaggaggaggcgccCCCCATCCCCAAGGCCCCGCCGATACCCAAG gtGACCTACAAGGCTCCGGAGCCCATGGGGGAACACTTCATCGCAGAGTCCTTCGACCGCGGGACGCTGGACGG GTGGGTTCTGTCCATCGCCAAAAAGGAAGACGCTGACGAAGACATCGCCAAGTACGACG GTAAATGGGCggtggaggacatgaaggacagCAAGCTCCCCGGAGATAAAGGTCTGGTCCTGAAGTCTCGGGCCAAACATCACGCCATCTCGGCTCAGCTGCTGCGAACTTTCACCTTCGACACCAAGCCGCTCATCGTCCA GTACGAGGTGAACTTCCAGAACGGCATCGACTGCGGCGGCGCCTACGTGAAGCTGCTGTCTCAGACCGCCGACCTCGACCTG GACCAGTTCGTGGACAAGACTCCGTACACCATCATGTTCGGACCTGATAAATGTGGAGAAGAATACAAACTTCACTTCATCTTCAGACACAAGAACCCCAAAACAGGAGAGTACGAAGAAAAACACGCCAAGAAACCCGACTCTGACCTGAGGACGTACTACACCGACAAGAAGACTCACCTGTACACACTGG TGTTGAACCCTGACAACACCTTCGAGGTGCTGGTGGACCAGACGCAGGTGAACAGCGGCAGCCTCCTGACCGACATGTCGCCCGCCATCAACCCGGCCGCCGAGATCGAGGACCCCGAGGACCAGAAGCCCGAGGACTGGGACGAGAGGCCCAAGATCCAGGACCCGGCCGCCGCCAAGCCCGAGGACTG ggacgAGGACGCCCCCTCTCAGGTTCCAGATGAAGACGCGGTGAAACCCGACGGCTGGCTGGACGAGGAGCCCGAGTACATCGGAGACCCCGAAGCCCTGAAGCCAGAAGACTG GGACCAGGACATGGACGGCGAGTGGGAGGCCCCCCAGGTGCCCAACCCGCTCTGCGAGAGCGCCCCCGGCTGCGGCTCCTGGAAGCGCCCCGTCGTCGACAACCCCAACCACAAGGGCAAGTGGAAGCCGGCCATGATCGACAACCCCAACTACCAG GGCGTCTGGAAGCCGAGGAAGATCTCCAACCCGGCGTTCTTCGAGGACCTGCAGCCGTTCCGCATGACGCCGTTCAGCGCCGTGGGGCTGGAGCTCTGGTCCATGACCGCCGACATCTTCTTCGACAACTTCTTCATCACCGACGACCGCGCCACCGCCGACCGCTGGGCCGCCGACGGCTGGGGCCTGAAGAAGGCCGCCGAGGGCGCCGCCGAC cccGGTTTGGCGACTCAGATGTTGAGCGCCGCTGAGGAGCGCCCGTGGCTCTGGGTCGTCTACGTGCTCACCGTGGCTCTGCCGCTCGTCCTCATCATCGTCTTCTGCTGCACCGgcaag AAGAAGAGCCCGGAGACGCCGGCAGCCGAGTACAAGAAGACCGACGAAGCTCAGCCCGACGTGAAGGAGCCTGAGGCTGAGGAGCCTGAGGCTAAGGAGGCTAAGGAGGCTGAGGAGCCTGAGGCTAAGGAGGCTAAGGAGGCTGAGGAGCCTGAGGCGCCTGAGGCTAAGGAGGCTAAggagcctgaggaggaggaggctgaggaggaggctgaggaggaggctgaggaggaggctgaggaggaggctgaGAAGAGCAGTCCAG CTGCAGAGAAGAGCGACGCAGACGAGAGTCCTGCAGagaacgaggaggaggcggagaaggagaaggaggcgaCGGGCGACGAG AAGTCGTCTGCAGAGGACGACATTCTGAGGAGATCTCCCAGGAACAGGAAGGTCAGAAAGGACTGA
- the canx gene encoding calnexin isoform X2 translates to MDQKFGLFFLLASGLLVLLSLSSVSRAEGAMEDDVLGDYVDVEDELELSLPGAEEGELEGEQEEAPPIPKAPPIPKVTYKAPEPMGEHFIAESFDRGTLDGWVLSIAKKEDADEDIAKYDGKWAVEDMKDSKLPGDKGLVLKSRAKHHAISAQLLRTFTFDTKPLIVQYEVNFQNGIDCGGAYVKLLSQTADLDLDQFVDKTPYTIMFGPDKCGEEYKLHFIFRHKNPKTGEYEEKHAKKPDSDLRTYYTDKKTHLYTLVLNPDNTFEVLVDQTQVNSGSLLTDMSPAINPAAEIEDPEDQKPEDWDERPKIQDPAAAKPEDWDEDAPSQVPDEDAVKPDGWLDEEPEYIGDPEALKPEDWDQDMDGEWEAPQVPNPLCESAPGCGSWKRPVVDNPNHKGKWKPAMIDNPNYQGVWKPRKISNPAFFEDLQPFRMTPFSAVGLELWSMTADIFFDNFFITDDRATADRWAADGWGLKKAAEGAADPGLATQMLSAAEERPWLWVVYVLTVALPLVLIIVFCCTGKKKSPETPAAEYKKTDEAQPDVKEPEAEEPEAKEAKEAEEPEAKEAKEAEEPEAPEAKEAKEPEEEEAEEEAEKSSPAAEKSDADESPAENEEEAEKEKEATGDEKSSAEDDILRRSPRNRKVRKD, encoded by the exons ATGGATCAGAAGTTTGGGTTGTTCTTCCTCCTGGCATCgggcctcctcgtcctcctcagctTGTCCTCCGTCTCTCGGGCCGAGGGCGCCATGGAGGACGACGTTCTGGGCGACTACGTGGACGTGGAGGACGAGCTGGAGCTGAGTCTCCCCGGAGCGGAGGAGGGGGAGCTggagggggagcaggaggaggcgccCCCCATCCCCAAGGCCCCGCCGATACCCAAG gtGACCTACAAGGCTCCGGAGCCCATGGGGGAACACTTCATCGCAGAGTCCTTCGACCGCGGGACGCTGGACGG GTGGGTTCTGTCCATCGCCAAAAAGGAAGACGCTGACGAAGACATCGCCAAGTACGACG GTAAATGGGCggtggaggacatgaaggacagCAAGCTCCCCGGAGATAAAGGTCTGGTCCTGAAGTCTCGGGCCAAACATCACGCCATCTCGGCTCAGCTGCTGCGAACTTTCACCTTCGACACCAAGCCGCTCATCGTCCA GTACGAGGTGAACTTCCAGAACGGCATCGACTGCGGCGGCGCCTACGTGAAGCTGCTGTCTCAGACCGCCGACCTCGACCTG GACCAGTTCGTGGACAAGACTCCGTACACCATCATGTTCGGACCTGATAAATGTGGAGAAGAATACAAACTTCACTTCATCTTCAGACACAAGAACCCCAAAACAGGAGAGTACGAAGAAAAACACGCCAAGAAACCCGACTCTGACCTGAGGACGTACTACACCGACAAGAAGACTCACCTGTACACACTGG TGTTGAACCCTGACAACACCTTCGAGGTGCTGGTGGACCAGACGCAGGTGAACAGCGGCAGCCTCCTGACCGACATGTCGCCCGCCATCAACCCGGCCGCCGAGATCGAGGACCCCGAGGACCAGAAGCCCGAGGACTGGGACGAGAGGCCCAAGATCCAGGACCCGGCCGCCGCCAAGCCCGAGGACTG ggacgAGGACGCCCCCTCTCAGGTTCCAGATGAAGACGCGGTGAAACCCGACGGCTGGCTGGACGAGGAGCCCGAGTACATCGGAGACCCCGAAGCCCTGAAGCCAGAAGACTG GGACCAGGACATGGACGGCGAGTGGGAGGCCCCCCAGGTGCCCAACCCGCTCTGCGAGAGCGCCCCCGGCTGCGGCTCCTGGAAGCGCCCCGTCGTCGACAACCCCAACCACAAGGGCAAGTGGAAGCCGGCCATGATCGACAACCCCAACTACCAG GGCGTCTGGAAGCCGAGGAAGATCTCCAACCCGGCGTTCTTCGAGGACCTGCAGCCGTTCCGCATGACGCCGTTCAGCGCCGTGGGGCTGGAGCTCTGGTCCATGACCGCCGACATCTTCTTCGACAACTTCTTCATCACCGACGACCGCGCCACCGCCGACCGCTGGGCCGCCGACGGCTGGGGCCTGAAGAAGGCCGCCGAGGGCGCCGCCGAC cccGGTTTGGCGACTCAGATGTTGAGCGCCGCTGAGGAGCGCCCGTGGCTCTGGGTCGTCTACGTGCTCACCGTGGCTCTGCCGCTCGTCCTCATCATCGTCTTCTGCTGCACCGgcaag AAGAAGAGCCCGGAGACGCCGGCAGCCGAGTACAAGAAGACCGACGAAGCTCAGCCCGACGTGAAGGAGCCTGAGGCTGAGGAGCCTGAGGCTAAGGAGGCTAAGGAGGCTGAGGAGCCTGAGGCTAAGGAGGCTAAGGAGGCTGAGGAGCCTGAGGCGCCTGAGGCTAAGGAGGCTAAggagcctgaggaggaggag gctgaggaggaggctgaGAAGAGCAGTCCAG CTGCAGAGAAGAGCGACGCAGACGAGAGTCCTGCAGagaacgaggaggaggcggagaaggagaaggaggcgaCGGGCGACGAG AAGTCGTCTGCAGAGGACGACATTCTGAGGAGATCTCCCAGGAACAGGAAGGTCAGAAAGGACTGA